From the Amycolatopsis thermoflava N1165 genome, one window contains:
- a CDS encoding cobalamin biosynthesis protein translates to MSAARAIGLLLGAAADGVIGEPKRGRPVTVFTRAVRTVDASLPEHRLAGVAFAGGLAGSAVVAGVLAERSLRRSPVLQALGTAVATWAVLGGAGLAADGTELARDLEEGELDAARETLSELDSRQTGGLNVVGLSRASVESVAQHTADAVVGPLFWGAVAGMPGLLAARTVSVLRTGDPTRPAGWFARRLDDLVNLLPTRFAAALTVSSAPVVGGSAAGAWRAWRRDTAAHPSPNAGRMEAAFAGALEIRLGGRTVYPHGVEELPVLGDGRNPDAGHVTRAVELSRVVGWLAGVSSAVLAALFGLRRRSR, encoded by the coding sequence GTGAGTGCCGCACGGGCGATCGGACTGCTGCTGGGGGCGGCGGCGGACGGGGTGATCGGCGAGCCGAAGCGCGGACGGCCGGTCACCGTGTTCACCCGCGCCGTCCGGACCGTCGACGCGAGCCTGCCCGAGCACCGCCTCGCCGGGGTCGCCTTCGCCGGCGGGCTGGCCGGCTCGGCCGTCGTGGCCGGGGTGCTGGCGGAGCGGTCACTGCGGCGCAGCCCGGTCCTGCAGGCGCTCGGCACGGCCGTCGCGACGTGGGCCGTCCTCGGCGGCGCCGGTCTCGCGGCCGACGGCACCGAACTGGCCCGCGATCTCGAAGAGGGCGAACTCGACGCGGCCCGCGAGACGTTGTCCGAACTGGACAGCAGGCAGACCGGTGGGCTGAACGTCGTCGGCCTGTCCCGCGCGTCGGTGGAGTCGGTCGCGCAGCACACCGCGGATGCCGTCGTCGGCCCGCTGTTCTGGGGCGCGGTCGCCGGGATGCCCGGCCTGCTCGCCGCGCGGACCGTGTCGGTGCTGCGGACCGGTGACCCGACCCGTCCGGCGGGATGGTTCGCGCGGCGCCTGGACGACCTGGTCAACCTGCTGCCGACGCGGTTCGCCGCCGCGCTGACGGTGTCGAGCGCGCCGGTGGTCGGCGGCTCGGCGGCCGGGGCGTGGCGCGCGTGGCGGCGGGACACCGCGGCCCACCCGAGCCCGAACGCCGGCCGGATGGAGGCGGCGTTCGCGGGCGCGCTGGAGATCCGCCTCGGCGGCCGCACCGTCTACCCGCACGGCGTCGAGGAGCTGCCGGTGCTGGGCGACGGCCGGAACCCGGACGCCGGGCACGTGACGCGCGCGGTGGAGTTGTCGCGTGTGGTCGGGTGGCTGGCCGGGGTCAGTTCCGCTGTGCTGGCTGCTCTGTTCGGTCTTCGCCGCCGGTCTCGTTAG
- a CDS encoding FadR/GntR family transcriptional regulator — protein MLDAVGTAIACGKLPPGTVLRLEELQQNHGASRTVAREVVRALEAMRLTTSKRRVGITVRDCADWNHYDPRLIRWQLDGEQRPVALRNLMELRWAVEPSAARFAAIRATPEERGRLRALGARLEVTAHARDLHTFLGHDIAFHHLVLAASGNPMFTQLSAVVAEVLTGRTEHGLMPPEPQPEAVALHLEVARAIDEADADRAERAMRDIMVQARDEVAQQFE, from the coding sequence ATGCTCGACGCGGTGGGCACCGCGATCGCCTGCGGCAAGCTGCCGCCGGGGACGGTGCTGCGGCTGGAGGAGCTGCAGCAGAACCACGGCGCCTCGCGCACCGTGGCGCGTGAGGTCGTCCGCGCGCTGGAGGCGATGCGGCTGACCACGAGCAAGCGCCGCGTCGGCATCACCGTGCGGGACTGCGCCGACTGGAACCACTACGACCCCCGGTTGATCCGCTGGCAACTGGACGGCGAGCAGCGCCCCGTCGCCCTGCGCAACCTGATGGAGCTGCGGTGGGCGGTCGAGCCGAGCGCCGCGCGCTTCGCCGCGATCCGCGCGACACCCGAGGAGCGCGGGCGGCTACGGGCACTGGGTGCCCGGCTGGAGGTCACCGCACACGCGCGGGACCTGCACACCTTCCTCGGGCACGACATCGCTTTTCACCACCTGGTGCTCGCGGCGTCGGGCAACCCGATGTTCACGCAGCTCTCCGCGGTCGTCGCGGAGGTGCTGACCGGGCGGACCGAGCACGGCCTGATGCCGCCGGAACCGCAGCCTGAGGCGGTCGCGCTGCACCTGGAGGTCGCCCGCGCCATCGACGAGGCGGACGCCGACCGGGCCGAGCGCGCGATGCGGGACATCATGGTCCAGGCGCGCGACGAGGTCGCCCAGCAGTTCGAGTAG
- a CDS encoding gluconokinase — MTVIVVMGVAGSGKTTVGSALAERLGVEYAEADAFHPPANIAKMSSGHPLDDDDRWPWLHAIAAWISDHQATGGVVSSSALKRRYRDVLRTGGDVWFLHLDAPRDVLAERMQGRTGHFMPVSLLDSQLADLEPLETDERGLIADILEAPSAIVDRALTELAKEQP, encoded by the coding sequence ATGACGGTCATCGTCGTGATGGGAGTCGCCGGTTCGGGCAAGACGACAGTGGGTTCGGCGCTGGCCGAGCGCCTCGGCGTCGAATACGCCGAAGCGGACGCCTTCCATCCGCCGGCCAACATCGCGAAGATGTCGTCCGGTCACCCGCTCGACGACGACGACCGGTGGCCGTGGCTGCACGCCATCGCGGCGTGGATCTCCGACCACCAGGCCACGGGCGGCGTGGTGTCGTCGTCCGCCCTGAAACGGCGCTACCGCGACGTGCTGCGGACCGGCGGGGACGTGTGGTTCCTGCACCTCGACGCCCCGCGCGACGTCCTCGCGGAGCGGATGCAGGGGCGCACCGGGCACTTCATGCCGGTGTCGCTGCTGGACTCCCAGCTCGCCGACCTCGAACCCCTCGAAACCGATGAGCGCGGCCTGATCGCCGACATCCTCGAAGCCCCCTCGGCGATCGTGGACCGCGCGCTCACCGAGCTGGCAAAGGAGCAGCCGTGA
- a CDS encoding gluconate:H+ symporter: MSTLAAAWTGHDTRLVVATLIGIAVIVVLISKARMHAFLSLIIGSMVVGLLGGLPVDKVIKSFSSGVGSTVASVGLLIALGAMLGKLLADSGGAEQIVDTILSRTSSKALPWAMALVAALIGLPMFFEIGLVMLIPVVLLVAKRSGKPLMLVGIPALAGLSVLHGLVPPHPGPLAAAGALNASVGIVLGLGLLVAIPTVIIAGPLFGKLAARWVPEAKAPEHLIPAAGGSEDERRRPSFTATLVTVLLPVVLMLGKAIADIVADSGNPVRRVLDFVGDPLIALLAAVLLGMFTLGRAAGFTRDRLASTIGDSLGPIAGIILIVAAGGGFKQILVDAGVGNVVTQLAEGANIPALLLGWLVAVLIRLATGSATVATVSAAGLVSGLAATMSPTGAALLVLAIGAGSLFFSHVNDAGFWLVKEYFGLSVGQTIRSWSIMETVISVVAIAIILPLGALLA; the protein is encoded by the coding sequence GTGAGTACTCTCGCCGCCGCCTGGACGGGTCACGACACCCGCCTGGTCGTCGCGACCCTGATCGGCATCGCCGTGATCGTGGTGCTGATCAGCAAGGCCCGCATGCACGCCTTCCTGTCGCTGATCATCGGATCGATGGTCGTCGGCCTGCTGGGCGGCCTGCCGGTCGACAAAGTGATCAAGAGCTTTTCCAGCGGGGTGGGCTCGACCGTCGCGTCGGTCGGCCTGCTGATCGCGCTGGGCGCGATGCTCGGCAAGCTCCTGGCCGATTCCGGCGGGGCGGAACAGATCGTCGACACGATCCTGTCCCGCACCTCGTCGAAGGCGCTGCCGTGGGCGATGGCGCTGGTCGCCGCCCTGATCGGGCTGCCGATGTTCTTCGAGATCGGCCTGGTCATGCTCATCCCGGTCGTGCTGCTGGTCGCCAAGCGCAGCGGCAAACCGCTGATGCTGGTCGGGATCCCCGCGCTGGCCGGGCTTTCCGTGCTGCACGGCCTGGTCCCGCCGCACCCGGGCCCGCTCGCCGCGGCCGGCGCGCTGAACGCGAGCGTCGGCATCGTGCTCGGCCTCGGCCTGCTGGTCGCCATCCCGACCGTGATCATCGCGGGCCCGCTGTTCGGCAAGCTCGCCGCGCGCTGGGTGCCCGAGGCGAAGGCCCCGGAACACCTGATCCCGGCCGCGGGCGGGAGCGAGGACGAGCGGCGGCGGCCGAGCTTCACCGCGACGCTGGTGACCGTGCTGCTGCCGGTGGTCCTGATGCTGGGCAAGGCGATCGCGGACATCGTCGCCGACAGCGGCAACCCGGTCCGCCGGGTGCTGGACTTCGTCGGTGACCCGCTGATCGCGCTGCTCGCCGCCGTGCTGCTCGGCATGTTCACGCTCGGCCGCGCCGCCGGGTTCACCCGCGACCGGCTGGCTTCGACGATCGGCGACTCGCTCGGCCCGATCGCCGGGATCATCCTGATCGTCGCCGCCGGCGGCGGGTTCAAGCAGATCCTCGTCGACGCGGGCGTCGGCAACGTCGTCACGCAGCTCGCCGAGGGCGCCAACATCCCGGCGCTGCTGCTCGGCTGGCTGGTCGCGGTGCTGATCCGGCTCGCGACGGGCTCGGCCACCGTGGCGACGGTGTCCGCGGCCGGGCTGGTGTCCGGCCTGGCGGCGACGATGTCGCCCACCGGGGCGGCGTTGCTGGTGCTCGCGATCGGCGCCGGTTCGCTGTTCTTCTCGCACGTCAACGACGCCGGTTTCTGGCTGGTCAAGGAGTACTTCGGGTTGTCCGTCGGCCAGACCATCCGGAGCTGGTCGATCATGGAGACGGTGATCTCGGTGGTCGCGATCGCGATCATCCTGCCGCTGGGCGCATTGCTCGCCTGA
- the nudC gene encoding NAD(+) diphosphatase, giving the protein MTVAPFTLGRLPTLSRSTVDRQETLRTNPERLRARWPDAQVMLLDKQLRTPVREGEAVLATRKALTFGEEPPADAVFLGEWQGVDYWSLPGEPEGEPEIVEIPGSWGVPEEAPRVDGELWVTLRAHGDQLDDTAAGLFTTAQALRVWHRQARFCVRDGSPTHLVQFGWASKCEACGREEYPRTDPAIICLVHDEEGVNGEHVLLARQPVWPPGRYSVLAGFVEAGESLEGCCVREIREEVGADVHDVRYLGSQPWPFPRSIMLGFAAKADASRPLVPADGEIEAALWVPRAEVRAAFEAKGRPVPILGGASELILPGNSSIARVMLEAWAYADRG; this is encoded by the coding sequence GTGACCGTCGCACCGTTCACGCTGGGCCGCCTCCCGACGCTCTCCCGGTCCACTGTGGACCGGCAGGAGACGCTGCGCACCAACCCGGAGCGTCTGCGCGCCCGGTGGCCGGACGCGCAGGTCATGCTGCTGGACAAGCAGTTGCGCACGCCCGTGCGCGAGGGAGAAGCGGTCCTGGCAACCCGCAAGGCGCTGACGTTCGGCGAGGAGCCGCCCGCGGACGCGGTGTTCCTCGGCGAGTGGCAGGGCGTCGACTACTGGTCGCTGCCGGGCGAGCCGGAGGGCGAACCGGAGATCGTCGAGATCCCGGGCAGCTGGGGCGTGCCCGAGGAGGCGCCGCGGGTCGACGGCGAGCTGTGGGTGACGCTGCGGGCGCACGGCGACCAGCTGGACGACACGGCCGCCGGGCTGTTCACCACGGCGCAGGCGCTGCGGGTGTGGCACCGGCAGGCGCGGTTCTGCGTGCGCGACGGCAGCCCGACGCACCTGGTGCAGTTCGGGTGGGCGTCGAAGTGCGAGGCGTGCGGCCGCGAGGAGTACCCGCGCACCGACCCGGCGATCATCTGCCTGGTGCACGACGAGGAGGGCGTCAACGGCGAGCACGTCCTGCTGGCGCGCCAGCCGGTCTGGCCGCCGGGGCGGTACTCGGTGCTGGCCGGGTTCGTCGAGGCAGGCGAGTCGCTCGAGGGCTGTTGTGTGCGGGAGATCCGGGAGGAGGTCGGCGCGGACGTCCACGACGTGCGGTACCTGGGCAGCCAGCCGTGGCCGTTCCCGCGCTCGATCATGCTGGGCTTCGCCGCGAAGGCCGACGCGTCCCGCCCGCTGGTCCCGGCCGACGGCGAGATCGAGGCCGCACTGTGGGTGCCGCGCGCCGAGGTGCGCGCGGCGTTCGAGGCGAAGGGCCGCCCGGTCCCCATCCTCGGCGGCGCGAGCGAGCTGATCCTGCCGGGCAACTCGTCGATCGCGCGCGTGATGCTGGAAGCCTGGGCCTACGCGGATCGGGGCTGA
- a CDS encoding M16 family metallopeptidase, which produces MTSVDHRSAEEIGRTATGPRPVPELGAQKAAADLSHVDTVLSNGLRLLAVRKPTVPLVELRLRIPFGGTAPLHAATAEVLAETMLTGTARRDRIEIDTELALIGGELDTVVDPERLTISGNGLATGLPTLLDVLADALTAASYVDEEVARESARLVERLAVSRTQPRVIAREALLRHVYGDHPATREVPQAADVEQVTPEAVRALHTAAVLPRGSVLVIVGDIDPERIAADVERVLGGWSSDASAVVMPGLPEVTGGDLLLVPRAGAVQSQIRLIAQSLPRTDPRYAALQLANMTYGGYFSSRLVENIREDKGYTYSAHSGFEFTGTTATVGVDADTANEVTAAALLETRYELGRLAVVPPTAEEVESVRQYAVGSLLTATSSQAGLASQLAALTAAGLGVEWLAEHPERVAAVTVEEVAEAALDFFAPARFTGVVVGDAATLAPQLTALGGVTVGEPGK; this is translated from the coding sequence GTGACGTCCGTCGACCACCGCAGCGCCGAGGAGATCGGCCGCACCGCCACCGGACCGCGCCCGGTCCCGGAGCTCGGCGCGCAGAAGGCCGCGGCGGATCTGTCCCACGTGGACACCGTGCTGTCCAACGGCCTGCGCCTGCTCGCGGTCCGCAAGCCGACGGTGCCGTTGGTGGAGCTGCGGCTGCGGATCCCGTTCGGCGGCACGGCGCCGCTGCACGCGGCCACCGCCGAGGTGCTCGCCGAGACCATGCTCACCGGCACCGCCCGGCGCGACCGGATCGAGATCGACACCGAGCTGGCGCTGATCGGTGGCGAGCTGGACACCGTGGTCGATCCCGAGCGGCTGACCATCTCCGGCAACGGTCTGGCCACCGGCCTGCCGACGCTGCTGGACGTGCTCGCCGACGCGCTCACCGCCGCGTCCTATGTGGACGAAGAGGTGGCGCGCGAGTCGGCCCGGCTGGTCGAGCGGCTGGCGGTGTCGCGCACGCAGCCGCGGGTGATCGCCCGCGAGGCGCTGCTCAGGCACGTCTACGGCGACCACCCGGCCACCCGCGAGGTGCCGCAGGCCGCCGATGTGGAGCAGGTGACGCCGGAGGCCGTCCGCGCGTTGCACACCGCCGCGGTGCTGCCGCGTGGTTCGGTGCTGGTGATCGTCGGCGACATCGACCCGGAGCGGATCGCGGCCGACGTCGAGCGCGTCCTGGGCGGCTGGTCGTCCGACGCGTCGGCGGTCGTGATGCCCGGCCTGCCCGAGGTCACGGGTGGTGACCTGCTGCTGGTGCCGCGGGCCGGCGCCGTGCAGTCGCAGATCCGGCTCATCGCGCAGTCGCTGCCGCGCACGGACCCGCGGTACGCCGCGCTGCAGCTGGCGAACATGACCTACGGCGGCTACTTCTCCTCGCGGCTGGTGGAGAACATTCGCGAGGACAAGGGTTACACCTACAGCGCGCACTCCGGGTTCGAGTTCACCGGCACCACGGCGACGGTCGGGGTCGACGCGGACACCGCGAACGAGGTCACCGCGGCCGCGCTGCTGGAGACCCGCTACGAGCTGGGCAGGCTCGCGGTCGTGCCGCCGACGGCCGAGGAGGTCGAGTCGGTGCGCCAGTACGCGGTCGGCTCGCTGCTCACCGCGACGTCGTCGCAGGCCGGGCTGGCCAGCCAGCTCGCCGCGCTGACCGCGGCCGGCCTCGGTGTGGAGTGGCTGGCCGAGCACCCGGAGCGGGTCGCCGCGGTCACCGTGGAGGAGGTCGCCGAGGCCGCGCTCGACTTCTTCGCCCCGGCCCGGTTCACCGGTGTCGTGGTGGGTGACGCCGCGACGCTCGCGCCGCAGCTGACCGCGCTCGGCGGGGTCACCGTGGGGGAGCCCGGCAAGTGA